In Armatimonadota bacterium, one genomic interval encodes:
- a CDS encoding PilZ domain-containing protein encodes MSFNTGSDGRRFERFDILDYAMLSSKNHKEPFRTVIVDIGLGGLQLKSKDQLPVGEVCSIQIAREEADPLCTTGEVRYSRQAEDKGLYSSGFKFLPSNHVERAAIAEYVHSVFMRNEEADIDWHGVREAKEAF; translated from the coding sequence ATGAGCTTCAACACGGGTAGCGACGGGCGACGATTCGAGCGCTTCGACATTCTGGACTACGCGATGCTGTCCAGCAAGAACCACAAGGAACCGTTCCGCACGGTGATCGTGGACATCGGACTCGGTGGATTGCAGCTCAAGTCCAAGGACCAGCTTCCCGTGGGCGAGGTCTGCTCCATTCAGATCGCGCGAGAAGAAGCCGATCCTCTGTGCACCACCGGCGAAGTGCGCTATTCCAGGCAAGCTGAGGACAAAGGGCTCTATTCGAGCGGGTTCAAATTTCTTCCTTCGAACCACGTCGAGCGTGCTGCGATCGCCGAATACGTCCACTCCGTGTTCATGCGCAACGAAGAGGCCGACATCGATTGGCATGGCGTGCGCGAGGCAAAAGAAGCCTTCTAG
- a CDS encoding ABC transporter permease: MAQPRSGQSAWLLWIQRYQSLVGLVLLLGVAYWQQPLFFAPGNLANVLNQLAIPGTLALGMTFVILTGGIDLSVGSLFALLNCVTASWCASGTPLWMTVAYVVFLGTAIGALTGGIVSWSGLQPFVVTLGAMVSLRGVAFVYSNRTFIYIREPEHKKLLEPLQGDVAGLPVSAIVLLLCTGLAWVVLARTRFGRQVYAVGGNALASRLSGVPVNQTRIGAYAINGMCVALSAVLFSSKIQMGQFSAGIGYELDAIAGAVVGGCSLIGGYGSVLGTFGGALFIVSVGVLMTLMSIDKLVGDGFKGIIILIAVYMQNLGRRKSDAV, from the coding sequence ATGGCTCAACCGCGATCGGGCCAAAGCGCCTGGCTCCTCTGGATTCAACGATACCAAAGCCTCGTCGGATTGGTGTTGCTGCTGGGGGTTGCCTACTGGCAGCAACCGCTGTTTTTTGCGCCCGGCAACCTGGCAAACGTCCTGAACCAGTTGGCGATCCCAGGGACTTTGGCGCTTGGAATGACTTTCGTCATCCTCACCGGCGGCATCGATTTGAGCGTGGGGTCGCTTTTCGCGCTGTTGAACTGCGTGACGGCAAGCTGGTGCGCTTCGGGGACGCCGCTGTGGATGACCGTTGCCTACGTTGTGTTCCTGGGGACGGCCATAGGGGCGCTCACGGGCGGCATCGTCTCTTGGTCCGGGCTTCAGCCGTTTGTCGTCACGCTCGGGGCGATGGTCTCCCTTCGCGGTGTGGCGTTCGTGTACTCGAACAGGACGTTCATATACATCAGGGAACCGGAGCACAAGAAGCTCCTCGAACCGCTTCAGGGAGACGTGGCCGGCCTGCCCGTGTCGGCAATTGTGCTGCTGCTGTGCACGGGTCTTGCCTGGGTGGTTTTGGCGCGCACGAGATTCGGCAGGCAGGTCTATGCGGTTGGCGGCAATGCGCTGGCGTCGCGCCTTTCGGGGGTGCCGGTGAACCAGACGCGAATTGGCGCATACGCCATCAACGGGATGTGCGTGGCTTTGTCGGCCGTGCTGTTCTCGTCGAAGATCCAGATGGGCCAGTTCAGCGCCGGCATCGGCTATGAGCTCGATGCGATCGCCGGCGCCGTGGTGGGCGGGTGCTCGCTGATCGGTGGCTATGGAAGCGTGCTGGGAACCTTTGGCGGGGCGCTTTTCATCGTTTCGGTGGGGGTCCTGATGACGCTGATGAGCATTGATAAGCTTGTTGGCGATGGATTCAAGGGGATCATCATCCTGATCGCGGTTTACATGCAAAACTTAGGACGGAGGAAAAGCGATGCGGTTTAG
- a CDS encoding substrate-binding domain-containing protein: protein MRFSKSMGLVACLAGMLIAGCSGGGSTDEGTAAKGGAAAGGAKPLVVFAQANSQDPWRQVFDANIKAEADKHASEFSYEQQDAQDDPNKQIDEIETFLVKNPKVLLVSAADTSVTQVCEKAFDKGISVIVLDRDIESEKFTCYVGGDNTEIGRQVGEYMGKTMGGKGTILMVQGKAGAKPTEHRRDGFLEVMKAKFPGINIIVGDNADYQRQKARAYMETFLQSGKTFDAVYAHNDEMAIGAYLALEAKGIKGKMIVGVDGCQAEVLDYIREGKMAATFKYPTPGEKGIEIAAEILKGNAPKDKKIILPTTLVTKETADKYLADNPNLFRVEAK, encoded by the coding sequence ATGCGGTTTAGCAAGTCGATGGGATTGGTTGCGTGCCTGGCGGGCATGCTGATAGCGGGTTGCAGCGGTGGCGGCAGCACGGACGAGGGTACGGCGGCCAAGGGCGGTGCGGCTGCGGGCGGCGCGAAGCCGCTGGTGGTGTTTGCCCAGGCGAACAGCCAAGACCCGTGGCGGCAGGTCTTTGATGCGAACATCAAAGCTGAGGCGGACAAGCACGCCTCGGAATTCTCTTATGAGCAGCAGGACGCCCAGGACGACCCCAACAAGCAGATCGACGAGATCGAGACGTTCTTGGTCAAGAACCCCAAGGTCCTTCTCGTGAGCGCAGCCGACACCTCGGTCACGCAGGTGTGCGAGAAGGCGTTCGACAAGGGGATATCGGTCATCGTGCTCGACCGAGACATCGAGAGTGAGAAGTTCACCTGCTACGTCGGTGGCGACAATACCGAAATCGGCCGCCAGGTGGGCGAGTACATGGGCAAGACCATGGGAGGCAAGGGGACGATTCTGATGGTCCAGGGCAAAGCCGGTGCCAAGCCCACCGAGCATCGACGCGATGGATTTCTCGAGGTCATGAAGGCCAAATTCCCCGGGATCAACATCATCGTTGGAGACAACGCCGACTATCAGCGCCAGAAAGCGCGAGCCTATATGGAGACCTTCCTTCAGTCCGGCAAGACCTTTGATGCCGTTTATGCCCACAACGACGAGATGGCGATCGGCGCCTACCTAGCCCTGGAAGCCAAAGGGATCAAGGGCAAGATGATCGTCGGCGTGGACGGCTGCCAGGCCGAGGTGCTCGACTACATCCGCGAGGGCAAGATGGCGGCGACCTTCAAGTATCCGACTCCAGGCGAAAAGGGCATCGAGATCGCAGCAGAGATTCTGAAGGGCAACGCGCCGAAGGACAAGAAGATTATCCTTCCCACGACGCTGGTGACCAAGGAAACGGCCGATAAGTATCTTGCGGACAATCCGAACCTGTTCAGGGTGGAGGCGAAGTAA
- a CDS encoding four helix bundle protein, with product MRLGLSSDSDSCGFENLEVWKCAMRVASQAYVLASGLPPAERYGMASQIQRAAVSVPSNIAEGWGRGRGAANLQFARVARGSLYELRTLLLIARDVELREVDALAPLLAEVEKCRRLLQAYISGMELNIVREPGAGYSNAGGFN from the coding sequence GTGAGGTTAGGCTTGAGCAGTGATTCTGATTCCTGCGGCTTCGAGAACCTTGAGGTCTGGAAATGTGCAATGAGGGTTGCCAGTCAGGCGTACGTTCTTGCCTCAGGCCTTCCGCCGGCCGAGAGATATGGGATGGCCTCCCAGATTCAAAGGGCTGCTGTCTCGGTGCCATCGAACATTGCCGAAGGTTGGGGCAGAGGTCGCGGTGCAGCGAATCTGCAGTTCGCCAGAGTAGCGCGCGGCTCGCTTTATGAGCTCAGGACCCTGCTCCTGATTGCCCGAGACGTGGAGCTTAGGGAGGTCGACGCTCTCGCTCCGCTGCTTGCAGAAGTTGAGAAATGCAGACGGTTGCTTCAGGCTTACATTAGCGGGATGGAGCTCAACATCGTTCGAGAGCCTGGTGCAGGCTACAGCAACGCTGGAGGCTTCAATTGA
- a CDS encoding sugar ABC transporter ATP-binding protein, whose translation MPTPLLTLSSLRKAFTGVQALDDVSLDVRVGEVHALVGENGAGKSTLIKVLSGAHHPDSGEIRWKGEVVAIGSPLRSQALGIATIYQEFSLVPELSVMENIFLGREPSKMGFVDFRAMRTRAREVLKELDLNLDPDERIVSLSVAQMQMVEIAKAVSQNAQLLIMDEPSATLTEHELAGLYALVKRLRDSGRSVLYVSHRLEEVFELSDRITVLRDGKWVATLDTPATNAQEIIKLMVGREITEQYPARMEGQLGEPALEFVDVCSPKLRHVSFQARRGEILGLAGLVGSGRSAIARAALGAERITSGEIRIQGRNQGALNPRKSIRSGLGLLAEDRKRQGLVLQLTVRENASLASLELLSRMGFVKRGEETAKAKELTKKLDVRMAGLEQDVAHLSGGNQQKVLVARWLWRECSVLVFDEPTRGIDVGAKAEIYRLLRELAQQGVAVLMISSDLPEVLGMSDRILVMRDGAIVTEMDASEADQERVMQAAMGHAQTAVA comes from the coding sequence ATGCCCACCCCCCTCCTCACCCTCTCCTCCCTCCGCAAGGCCTTTACGGGCGTTCAGGCTCTGGACGATGTCAGCCTGGACGTTCGCGTGGGAGAGGTCCACGCCTTGGTTGGCGAGAATGGCGCTGGAAAGTCCACCTTGATCAAGGTGCTTTCCGGCGCTCACCACCCCGATTCGGGCGAGATCCGCTGGAAAGGTGAAGTGGTCGCCATCGGTTCGCCGCTGCGGTCTCAGGCGCTTGGGATCGCGACCATTTACCAAGAGTTCAGCCTCGTGCCCGAGCTCAGCGTGATGGAGAACATCTTCCTCGGCCGCGAACCCTCAAAGATGGGGTTCGTGGACTTCCGTGCGATGCGGACTCGCGCCCGAGAAGTCCTCAAGGAGCTTGATCTGAACCTCGACCCGGACGAGCGGATCGTTTCGCTCAGCGTGGCCCAAATGCAAATGGTCGAGATCGCCAAAGCGGTTTCTCAGAACGCTCAGCTCCTGATCATGGATGAGCCGAGTGCCACCTTGACCGAACATGAGCTTGCCGGGCTCTACGCGCTCGTCAAGCGACTCCGTGACAGCGGCCGGTCGGTACTCTACGTCAGCCACCGGCTCGAGGAGGTTTTCGAGCTATCCGATCGGATCACCGTGCTGCGCGACGGGAAGTGGGTGGCCACGCTTGATACGCCGGCCACGAACGCTCAAGAAATCATCAAGCTGATGGTGGGCCGCGAGATCACCGAGCAATATCCAGCCCGGATGGAGGGGCAGCTTGGGGAGCCCGCGTTGGAGTTCGTGGACGTGTGCAGTCCCAAGCTTCGGCACGTGAGCTTTCAAGCGCGGCGCGGCGAGATATTGGGACTTGCGGGCCTCGTGGGCTCAGGCCGCAGCGCGATTGCCAGGGCGGCATTGGGCGCTGAGCGCATCACCTCCGGAGAGATCCGCATTCAGGGGCGCAACCAAGGCGCTTTGAACCCACGCAAGAGCATTCGGAGTGGACTGGGCTTGCTTGCCGAGGACCGTAAGCGCCAGGGGTTGGTGCTTCAGCTCACAGTGCGCGAAAACGCCTCGCTGGCAAGTCTGGAGCTGCTCAGCCGCATGGGCTTCGTGAAGCGCGGGGAAGAAACCGCAAAAGCCAAGGAGCTCACCAAGAAGCTCGACGTCAGGATGGCAGGCCTGGAGCAGGACGTAGCCCACCTGTCTGGCGGCAACCAGCAGAAAGTGCTCGTGGCGAGGTGGCTGTGGCGAGAGTGCAGCGTTCTGGTCTTCGATGAGCCTACGCGCGGGATCGACGTGGGCGCCAAAGCGGAGATTTACCGATTGTTAAGGGAGCTGGCGCAGCAGGGGGTGGCGGTCTTGATGATCAGCAGCGACTTGCCAGAGGTGCTCGGCATGTCGGACCGCATCCTGGTCATGCGCGATGGCGCGATCGTCACAGAGATGGACGCTTCGGAGGCGGACCAGGAAAGGGTGATGCAAGCGGCCATGGGCCACGCCCAAACAGCCGTCGCCTAG